A single region of the Enterococcus mundtii genome encodes:
- a CDS encoding ABC transporter ATP-binding protein, producing MTYALEINELRKIYGTGVEALRGIDLTVEEGDFYALLGPNGAGKSTTIGIITSLVNKTSGKVKVFGYDLDTDLVRAKQQIGLVPQEFNFNPFETVQQIVVNQAGYYGVSRNEALKRSEKYLKQSNLWEKRNVRARMLSGGMKRRLMIARALMHEPKLLILDEPTAGVDIELRREMWEFLRELNHAGTTIILTTHYLEEAEMLCRNIGIIQSGELIENTSMKALLSKLQFETFIFDLAPYDKKPEIIGYTSILEDERTLAVEVERDQGVNGIFEQLSAQGIKVLSMRNKSNRLEELFLKITEETYHMEATKKNV from the coding sequence ATGACATATGCTCTTGAGATAAATGAGTTAAGAAAAATATATGGGACAGGTGTGGAAGCACTCCGAGGCATCGATCTGACGGTTGAAGAAGGAGATTTTTATGCATTATTGGGACCAAATGGTGCAGGGAAATCAACAACGATCGGGATCATCACTTCATTAGTGAATAAGACATCGGGAAAAGTGAAAGTATTTGGCTATGATCTGGATACAGATTTAGTACGAGCAAAACAACAAATCGGCTTAGTGCCCCAAGAATTCAACTTCAATCCGTTTGAAACAGTGCAACAAATCGTCGTGAATCAGGCGGGTTACTATGGCGTGTCCCGTAATGAAGCATTGAAACGTAGTGAAAAATATCTTAAACAATCTAATTTGTGGGAGAAACGCAATGTTCGTGCGCGGATGCTTTCAGGTGGGATGAAACGACGATTGATGATTGCCCGTGCATTGATGCATGAACCCAAATTATTGATTCTAGATGAACCCACAGCGGGTGTCGATATTGAATTAAGAAGAGAAATGTGGGAATTTCTACGTGAATTGAATCACGCAGGAACAACGATCATTTTGACGACTCATTATTTGGAAGAAGCAGAAATGCTTTGTCGAAATATTGGAATCATCCAATCGGGTGAACTGATTGAGAATACCTCTATGAAAGCCTTGCTTTCCAAATTACAATTTGAAACGTTTATCTTTGACTTAGCACCTTATGATAAAAAGCCAGAGATCATTGGCTATACAAGTATCTTAGAAGATGAACGCACACTTGCGGTTGAAGTGGAGCGTGATCAAGGAGTGAATGGGATCTTTGAACAGTTAAGTGCGCAAGGGATCAAAGTCTTGTCTATGCGCAATAAATCCAATCGCTTAGAAGAACTTTTCTTGAAAATTACGGAAGAAACTTATCATATGGAGGCAACGAAGAAAAATGTTTAA
- a CDS encoding tRNA dihydrouridine synthase: MKNNFWAELPTPFFVLAPMEDVTDVVFRHVVQKAGAPDVYFTEFTNSDSFCHPDGKESVKGRLTFTEDEQPMVAHIWGDKPEFFREMSIQLAEMGFKGIDLNMGCPVPNVAERGKGSGLILRPEVAAELIEAAKAGGLPVSVKTRIGYTEQAEMVDWISHLLKQDIANLSVHLRTRKEMSKVAAHWELIPEVVALRDQIAPQTKLTINGDIPDRQTGLELAEKYGVDGIMIGRGIFKNPFAFEKEPKEHSAEELIDLLRLQLDLQDHYAKEIPRSITGLHRFFKIYVKGFPGANDLRVQLMNTKSTDEVRARLDEFQHKTE, translated from the coding sequence ATGAAGAATAATTTTTGGGCTGAACTACCTACGCCCTTTTTTGTATTAGCACCGATGGAAGATGTGACAGATGTGGTTTTTCGCCATGTTGTCCAAAAGGCCGGTGCGCCGGATGTGTATTTCACCGAATTTACTAATTCAGATAGTTTTTGTCATCCAGATGGCAAAGAAAGTGTCAAAGGACGTTTGACATTTACTGAAGATGAACAACCGATGGTGGCACATATCTGGGGAGATAAACCGGAATTTTTCAGAGAGATGAGTATTCAACTAGCCGAGATGGGTTTTAAAGGAATAGACCTCAATATGGGTTGTCCGGTACCGAATGTGGCAGAACGTGGAAAAGGTAGTGGCTTGATCCTACGTCCTGAGGTTGCGGCAGAATTGATCGAAGCTGCAAAAGCTGGAGGGTTACCGGTAAGTGTAAAAACACGTATTGGCTACACAGAGCAAGCTGAAATGGTTGATTGGATCAGTCATTTACTAAAGCAAGATATCGCGAATCTTTCTGTTCATTTACGTACACGCAAAGAAATGAGTAAAGTGGCGGCACATTGGGAACTAATTCCTGAAGTCGTTGCCTTGCGTGACCAAATTGCCCCACAAACGAAGTTGACGATCAATGGTGACATCCCTGACCGCCAAACAGGGCTTGAATTAGCGGAAAAATATGGTGTAGATGGCATCATGATCGGCCGAGGTATTTTTAAAAATCCATTTGCCTTTGAAAAAGAACCGAAAGAGCATTCAGCAGAAGAACTTATTGATTTACTGCGTTTGCAACTAGATTTACAAGACCACTATGCAAAAGAGATCCCACGTTCGATCACAGGCTTACATCGTTTCTTCAAAATCTACGTCAAAGGATTTCCAGGAGCCAACGATTTGCGTGTGCAATTGATGAACACGAAATCCACTGATGAAGTTCGGGCACGTTTAGATGAATTTCAACATAAAACTGAATAA
- a CDS encoding ABC transporter permease, which translates to MFNLYFTALKSLAIKETNRYMRIWVQTLVPPVITTSLYFIIFGKMIGGRIGDMGGFSYMEFIVPGLIMMSAITSSYSNVSSSFFSQKFQKNIEEILVAPVPTHVIIWGFVIGGLGRSVLVGALVTMISLFFVPLHVYSWTIVVLTLLMTAILFSLAGLINGIFAQSYDDVSIVPTFVLQPLTYLGGVFYSISMLPPIWQAISKVNPIVYMISSFRYGFLGTTDVPIFISIAILVLFIVVLYSTCWYLINKGRGLRS; encoded by the coding sequence ATGTTTAATCTTTATTTTACTGCATTAAAAAGTTTAGCAATCAAAGAAACCAATCGCTATATGCGTATCTGGGTACAAACGCTAGTACCACCAGTGATCACTACGTCTTTGTATTTTATCATTTTTGGGAAAATGATCGGGGGACGAATCGGTGATATGGGTGGTTTCTCCTACATGGAATTTATTGTTCCCGGATTGATCATGATGTCCGCCATCACAAGCTCTTATTCAAATGTTTCTTCTTCATTCTTTTCACAAAAATTCCAAAAGAATATCGAAGAGATTTTAGTTGCCCCTGTACCAACACATGTCATCATCTGGGGATTTGTGATCGGTGGGTTGGGACGGAGTGTCTTGGTCGGTGCATTAGTCACAATGATTTCTCTATTTTTTGTGCCATTACATGTCTATTCATGGACGATCGTTGTATTAACACTATTGATGACCGCTATCTTATTCTCGCTTGCTGGTTTGATCAATGGGATTTTCGCCCAATCTTATGATGATGTGTCCATTGTACCAACGTTTGTGTTACAACCTTTGACTTATCTTGGCGGGGTGTTTTATTCAATTTCGATGTTACCACCGATTTGGCAAGCCATCTCAAAAGTAAATCCAATTGTTTATATGATCTCAAGTTTCCGTTATGGTTTCTTAGGCACCACCGATGTGCCAATCTTCATTTCGATTGCGATCCTTGTACTGTTCATTGTAGTGCTTTATTCAACGTGTTGGTACTTGATCAATAAAGGTAGAGGGTTAAGAAGTTAA